A single window of Eucalyptus grandis isolate ANBG69807.140 chromosome 1, ASM1654582v1, whole genome shotgun sequence DNA harbors:
- the LOC120291421 gene encoding L-ascorbate oxidase homolog: MGARRGPREVVSMAVLVLLLVSCVNGEDPYSFYNWNVTYGDIYPLGVKQQGILINGQFPGPQIESVTNDNLIINVFNALDEPFLLSWNGVQQKRNSWQDGVYGTNCPIPPGQNFTYILQVKDQIGSYFYFPSLAFHKAAGGFGGFKILSRSVIPVPFPPPANDFTILAGDWFTKTTPAILDGGSDLPFPDGLLINGRGSNGYTFTVDQGKTHRFRISNVGITTAINFRIQGHKMVLVEVEGTHTLQNTYDSLDIHLGQSCSVLVTCDQPAQDYYIVVSTRFTSEVLTTTSILHYSNSAGSVSGPPPGGPTMQIDWSLEQARSMRRNLTASGPRPNPQGSYHYGMINTTQTIRLANSASVINGKQRYAVNSVSFVPADTPLKLADYFNIPGVFTLGSIPNSPTGGAAYLQTSVMAADFRGYAEIVFENSEDTVQSWHIDGHNFFVVG, encoded by the exons ATGGGAGCTCGTAGAGGCCCCCGGGAAGTGGTGTCGATGGCGGTTCTGGTTCTATTGCTAGTGAGCTGCGTAAATGGGGAAGACCCGTATAGTTTCTACAACTGGAACGTCACTTATGGCGATATATACCCTCTTGGTGTAAAGCAACAG GGGATATTGATAAATGGGCAATTTCCAGGGCCTCAGATCGAGTCCGTGACGAATGATAACTTGATCATCAATGTCTTCAACGCCTTGGATGAGCCTTTCCTCCTCTCCTG GAATGGTGTGCAGCAGAAAAGAAACTCGTGGCAGGATGGAGTTTATGGCACAAACTGCCCGATCCCACCAGGGCAGAACTTCACTTACATCCTTCAAGTGAAGGATCAGATCGGTAGTTATTTCTACTTTCCTTCCCTCGCTTTTCACAAGGCCGCAGGAGGCTTCGGCGGCTTCAAAATTCTTAGCCGATCAGTGATTCCTGTGCCTTTTCCACCTCCTGCCAACGACTTCACTATCCTTGCTGGCGATTGGTTCACAAAAACCACTCC AGCAATATTGGATGGTGGCAGTGATCTTCCGTTCCCTGATGGGCTACTCATTAACGGCCGTGGATCAAATGGTTACACCTTTACAGTGGATCAAG GGAAGACGCACAGGTTTCGAATATCGAACGTAGGGATCACGACTGCCATCAACTTCAGGATCCAGGGGCACAAGATGGTTCTAGTGGAAGTCGAGGGGACCCACACGTTACAGAACACTTATGATTCCCTGGACATACATTTGGGTCAGTCTTGCTCTGTCCTGGTCACCTGCGATCAACCCGCACAAGATTACTATATTGTCGTCTCCACACGCTTCACCTCCGAAGTGCTGACCACTACCTCGATCCTCCATTATAGCAACTCGGCTGGAAGTGTCTCCGGCCCCCCTCCTGGCGGGCCGACCATGCAGATTGACTGGTCACTTGAACAAGCGAGGTCTATGAG GCGGAACCTAACTGCAAGTGGACCAAGGCCTAATCCCCAAGGCTCCTACCATTATGGAATGATCAACACGACACAGACAATCAGACTCGCAAACTCTGCTTCAGTTATTAATGGGAAGCAGAGATACGCTGTCAATAGCGTTTCTTTTGTTCCAGCCGATACTCCTCTGAAGCTCGCTGACTACTTCAACATTCCTGGAGTCTTTACACTAGGGAGCATACCGAATAGCCCCACCGGCGGTGCTGCTTATCTCCAGACTTCAGTCATGGCAGCTGATTTCCGAGGTTATGCGGAGATTGTTTTTGAGAATTCTGAAGACACTGTGCAGTCCTGGCACATCGATGGCCATAACTTCTTTGTTGTGGGGTGA